CCGTGCCATCGGGGATGTCGGGCGAACGCGACTGCCCTGTTTCCGCCATTCCATTAGCCGTCAGCATGTGGGTGATGCCCGCGGTCACAATTGTGTGATTGATCTGATCGCGGGTGAAAAATGGCGGGATCGGGACGCATACAATACCGGCCGATAGGGCGGCAAGGTCCCAGACCAGCCAGTCGATCCCGTTATCAAGTGCTATACCCAGTACATCGACATCTGCAAGTTCAAGACAACGTGCGTCGATCAGGTCGGAGAGGTCGCCATAGGTTACGCTATCATCGCCTTCGCGGAGCGCGACTTGATCGGCGTTATGGGTGCGGATGCATTCGAACAGCATGATTATTTCTCGCCGTTATGTTGCAGATGGGGATAAAGGCGCGGGCGCATGTGGGTGTATTCTGCACCCAGCAATGTCTGAAGGCGGCGATAACCATGTTCGACCGAACCAGACAGAACATGCGGGCACGTGTCGTAATACCGGCCCCAGTCGATTTCGTTTTCCGTCAGGCATGATGGATCGGCATGGGCGTGGCGAACGGGCTTGAGTCCCATTTTACGCAGGCGTTTTTCGATACTGTCGGTGCCGGTCACAACCGCCTGTTTAAAGCCGTTATGGTGCAGATAGGCCGACAGTGCCGCAAACAGGAAGGACGACGCCCCACCACCCGAGGACGCCAGATTGCCGATCTCGACAATCTGATGGCGCGGTACACCAAGGATCACTTCGATTGGCGCGGGCAGATATTGTTCAAGAAACAGCGGCCCATGCCCGGCTGACCGGAAACCAAGGGCGGCGACGATCCGTCCGGCATCGTCGCGGACACTCATCAGGCTGCCATATTGCACGCGGATCGCGGCGTCATAGGCATCGGCATAGATATTGGCGATGAATGTTTCGACTTCTGGTCGTTCTGTCGCCAGAAGTGTCAGCACCGAAATGGCACAAGCACGCATCTGCAGATGATCCAGAAAACCGCGTTTCTGGAAACTGAGCTTGGCGGCGGGGAAACCGTTTTCATTATAATTCAGGTGAAGCATGCCATTGGGCCTTCGACTGCGTTGATAGCGCATTCTTGGCCCGGAACCTGACAGGAACCTGAATGAGGGGTTGTTAAAGCAAAAACCTTGGAAATGTTACTTTAGCGGGCAGTGTTTTCTGAGGCATTGCCGGGGATTTCGATCTTTACCGTACCATCGGAACTGCGTAGATGAAGGTCGCGCTGCGGGAACGGAATTTCGATCTCGTTTTCCTTGAAGCTATCCCAGACATTGAGCAATACCTCGCTGATGATATTACCACGTCCGTTTTGTGGATCCGTGATCCAGAGGCGGATTTCAAGATCGACCGAATTATCGCCAAAGCCGCGTAGCAGTGTGTTCGGGCCGGGATTATCCAGAACGCGTGCACATTTTGCTGCGGCTTCATTGCACAATTTGATCGCGAAATGCGGATCGCAACGATAGGCAATGCCGACCGGAACCTTCAGGCGCAATTTGACGTCCGAGTGGCTCCAGTTTTCCACCTGATTGGTGATAAGGTCTTCGTTGGGGATCAGGAATTCGGTGCCGTCGCGGGTGCGAACGGCGGTGTAACGCGCGCCGAGCGACTGAATCCAGCCAAATGTATCGCCAATCGCAATCACGTCGCCCGGCTTGATCGACCGGTCCAGCAACAGGATCACGCCGCTGATCAGGTTGGCGACAATCCGTTGCAGACCAAACCCGATGCCGACACCGATGGCACCACCAAAGACAGCAAGCGCGGTCAGATCGACACCGATGGTCGAAAGCGCAAACAAAACCGCAATCGACAGCAGCACAAGTTTCAGAAGCTTGGACATAAGCACCTGAACCGATGGCGTCAGGCGGTGAACCTTCTGGATGCGTTGTTCGAAAATGCGCGAGGCAAATGACGCGACCCAAAGCAGGATCGCCAAAGACAGCATTGCCTTGAGGATACCAAACACCGATATCCGAAACTGCCCGATATGAAGGGCTAGGCTGTCCAGCAGATCAATTGCCGGATCAAGCCAGCCGACAATGTTAAGGGCGGCCAGCCCCCATGCGATGATGGCGATACTTCGGGCCCAGACGGGATCATTCACCACCGCTGTGCCCAGACGGATGAAAATCCACGCATTCAGAAGGCTTGCGACAAGGCGCAGGATATTGTGCCGCAGCCCCGCCTGTATCGCGACCGCATCAATAAACCAGATCAGCAGAACCAGAATGATCGGAAACGCCAGATCGGGTAAAACCGCCAGCAACCGACGGAACCCGGCATAGTGCAAAAGCGCCCGCCAGTTTTGTAAGCGCGCCAGTTGGCGCGAAAGCGGCCTGCGCAGCAACAGGGCAGGGATCACCGACAGCAAACATGCCCCGATCTGTAACAGGATCGGAACCAGCAAGATATTGTTGTCCACCCATGCGGCTGCCTGTTCAAGCCAGATCACGAGCTGGTCGGGATTCCAGAATTGCTCCATACGTCCCCTGATTTTGCCCTGTATTATGATTAATGAATGGAAAGCATTATATTTCATATGGTAACGCGAAACCGCCCGCGGGAGATAGGGGGCTAATTCTTCGTGTTTTGGTTGGTTCTGCGAAAGATGCGTCTTTTGGCTTTGGTTTCCTTGACGTTAGATAGCTATCTATCTAAATCTTTAGGGTCAAAAACCTCCTACAGGTATCTCCCCCCATGACAATTTCCAAAGATAGCAATGCATCGCGTGAACAGTTCGGTTTCTGGCTGGGCATGCTTGCCCGGCAATGGCGTGCGGAAGTCGACCGGCGTTTATCGCCCTTTATCCTGACCGAGGCGCGCTGGATCATCCTGTTTCGTCTCAGCACGACCGATCATGACCTGACGCAAAAGGAGCTGGCGCGTATTGCCGGGGTGCAGGGACCGACATTGGTGCGGACATTGGACTGGCTGGAGGAAAAGGGATTGATCGAAAGGCGCGAAGTCCCCGATGACCGGCGGGCAAAAACGGTTCACCTGACCGAAAAGGCCGAACCGGCGCTGCGACAGATTCAGGCGGTCATACAGGGTGTCCGAGCCCAGATTTTTGCCGATGTTACCGATGAAGAACTTGAACATTGTCTGACCGTGTTCAAAAAGATCGGCCGACAGTTCGATGCCTTTGCCGGAAGTGAACAGGACAAGGACATCATCATGGTTGGACGGGGGAAAACCTAAAACCGTTTCCACCGTTTTATATCTACCTGTGAGGCAGTGCTTGGTCGGGTGATCGGTTCCGCAGGGTTTCGCGTTCCCATCGTTCGGTCAGAACTGCGGCCCCAAAGCCGAGCCCGCCAAAGATCGCAAGGCTGATCGCAAGTGCGGGCAGTAAACTGTTTGCGGGCATGAATGTCGGCGAGCCGCCGGGCAATGACAACCAGACCATTGCAGCACTGCCCCATAAAATGCCAACCGCAACCATGCCGATCCCGGTAAAGGCAAGCCGCAAGCGCGAAAGATATTTCATTATTCTGACCTGCGCCGCTCGACTGATCCATCATAATGGATCGCTACGGTTTCCTGTGTCGGGCCATCAAGGGCAAGCGCGATAACATCCGCCGGTTTGCGCCGCAAAAGTGTAACGATATCGCCAGACGGGACCTCGCCGATCACGCTATAACCCGCAACCCGACCGATCTTGCAATCGCGCATCGGGGCAGGGGTGATCATCATTGCCTGTTGTTCTGAAAGGGACAGGTTGCTGACCTGTGCGGCGCGAACGTCAAACCCTTCGGCCTCAAGGCGGTTTTGCCAATCGATGCTGTCTTGGCAATCATTCGTGTATGAAAGTTCAAGCGTCGGGCGCGATGTGCCGACAAATGCGGTCAACCCGATCAGGGCGATACCGGCCAGAATCGTAGAAAGAGCAATGGGTTTCATGACTTCTGCCTTTGTCAGATAAAACTGCAAAGGCAGAATGCCTGTTAGAGCAGGTGCGAGTCTTGAGCCCGGTCAAGCCGCAATCGGGCGTGGCCGGGCTACCCGTGTTAACGTGCCTTGTAAGGATGTTTTTCCGACCATTCTCGTACGAAATCGATCAGTTCATCGTCGCGATCTTCGGGCAACTTGACGGTCAGATGTACATATTGATCGCCGCGTTTGTCACCCCGGTCATATGCTGCACCCTTGCCACGTAGCCGCAATTTCGTGCCGCTATTGGCGTTGGCAGGCAGTTTCATGCTGACCTTGCCATTGATCGTCGGGACTTCGATCGACCCGCCAAGGATTGCTTCGGCCAGGCTGATCGCAAGATCGCAATGCAGGTCATTGCCTTCGCGACGGAAAACCTTGTCCGGGTGGACATGCAGCTTGATCAGCGCGTCACCCGCTTCCCCGCCATTCATGCCGGTCATTCCCTGGCCTTTCAGGCGAAGGGTCTGGCCATCTTCGCTTCCGGCAGGGATGCGGACTTCAAGGCTTTTGCCGCTGGCAAGATTGATGCGCTTGGTCGTGCCGATAATGGCTTCGGCCAGATCAAGGCTAAGCTCATAGGAAATATTGGGTCCTTTGACCTTTTCGGCCTGTCTGCGCCCACCAAAACCACCGAAGCCGCCCCCGCCGCGGCCAGCCTTGCCGAAAATCTCGTCAAAGATATCCTCGGCATTGGCACCGGAAAAACCAAACGGATCACCGCCAGCCTGACCGCTATAACGCGCACCGCCACCACGGCCAAACGGCCCGGTTTCACGGCCATCGGCATCAATTTCGCCCGCGTCATATTTTTTGCGACGTTCGGCATCCCCCAAAAGATGATAGGCGGCCGAAACTTTCTTAAACCGCTCTTCGATCTTGGTGTCACCGGGATTGACGTCCGGGTGCAATTCGCGCGCAAGTTTGCGATAGGCTTTTTTGATTTCGTCCTGGGTGGCGTTTTTGGCAACGCCCAAAGTCTTGTAGGGATCCTGCATCGCCTGACCGGTTGGAAAATGGGAAACGCTATAAGTGTATTATAGGCCTGTATTGGCTGTTGCAAGGAAGGCATTTGTTTTTATTGCTGTCCTTGACATGGCTCAGATATGAAAAAGCGGCGCTGTTCGCAAGGAACGCGCCGCTTTTTTTAATGTCGTTTCGCGACGGTCAGTTTACAACTTCCCAGCTTCCATCCGGCTTGCGGCATGCGGTGCCGTACGCTTCTTCCTGCTTGCCGCCGATGGTGACGGTCTGCTGGTATTCACGGCAATATTCCTGGGTTTTCGGTTCCTGATAGGTCCGGGTCGGGGTTACCGTGCCACGAACCCCGGTATCGGGGTTGTTCCAGGTCGATGTCTGGCCCGTCGGCGCACTTTCAAGGGTGCGCTGCGTGCTTTGTGCCATGATCGCGCGGTCGGCATTGTCCAGTGACTTGCCGACTTCACTGCCGATAAAGGCGCCAGCCAGTGTACCAAGTGCCACACCGACAAGCTGTCCCGATCCTTTGCCGAACTGCGCACCGGCAACAGCACCACCAACCGCGCCCAAAAGGGTGCCTGCGGTTTGTTTCTGGCCTTGATCCTGTGCACAACCGGCAATGAATGCGGTCATCATGACGGGGATTACGATATGACGAAATTTCATATTTTTTTGCCTACCTTGTCTTTCCTGTCCCAACCGATATGTTCTGTATCTACGGAACGATCTTGATTGCGTCGTTTCACGTATATCCAAAACCCGTATCTTTCGAATTTGGTGCGGATTTTGAACTATCAAAGGAATCCTGACCCCAATGGACGAAAAAAATACGCCAAAAATGGGGCATGAAGATCATGCCGTACCGTTCGATCTTTTTGACGTGTGGTTTAAAGAGGCGAAAAACAAGGAGAAACCGTATCCGGATGCGATGACGCTGGCGACAGCAGATGCGCGCGGGCGGCCTTCGGCGCGTATTGTACTGCTTAAGGACTTTGATCAGCGCGGTTTTGTTTTTTACACCAACTATGAAAGCCGCAAGGGCGATCAACTTGCCGAAAACAGCTTTGCCGCATTGTGCTTTCACTGGAAGTCGCTTGAAAAATGCGTTCGCATCGAGGGGGCGGTGACCAAGGTCGACAGTGTGGAGTCCGACGAGTATTTCGCATCCCGACCGCGCGGCAGCCAGCTTGGCGCGTGGGCGTCAACCCAGTCCCGCCCGATGAGTGGCCGGTTCGATCTGGAAAAACGGGTTGCCGAATTCACCGCCAAATTCGGGCTGGGCAAAGTCCCTCGCCCGGAGCATTGGGGGGGCTTCCGCCTGATCCCTGATCGCATCGAATTCTGGTCCGAAGGCAAGTTCCGCCTGCATGATCGCCAGCTTTACACCCGCGATGCCGAGGATAAGGGTTGGAACCTGCAAAAGCTTTTCCCATGATGTAGAAGGCTGTTCTGAAAATGCAAAACGCGCGAATGTTGGTTCGCGCGTTTTTGTTTGGCTGGTTTGATCAGTATTCTTCTGACGGGCAGAAGACTTCCTGTAACACGACGATGATTTTCATGATCTCGGGATTGGCCAGCGAATAATAGATGGTTTGCGATTCCCGGCGTGTCTTGACCAGTCCCTCGCGGCGCAAACGGGCAAGATGTTGCGATAGTGCAGATTGTTTAATACCCAGTTCACCTTCAAGCGTGCTGACTGATTTTTCTGTTGTTCCAAGCGAACATAAAACCATCAGACGCCACTCGTTTCCCAATGTTTTCAGGAACTCGGCAGCCTCGCGAGCGTTTTCATGCAAGTTTTTATAAGGCATCGCAGGCAGTATCCATTCTCGAAGTCAGTCCGGCTATTTTCTGGCACGTTAAGACCGATAAACCGTATAGGATGATTAATCTTCGGCATTCGGCAACGCATTGGTTTGATGTTACACTGGTTTCTTTCTCCGCCTAAGCATTTCGTAGGGGAAAGCCCCTTTTCAATGCATGGACGGGATCTTTTATAAAAGTTTTGATCTTGAACAAGGAAAGATGCGTTTTCTGGTTGCAGACTGTCCCTTTCTGACGTCTTGACGCATTGTAGTGATCGCAACAAGGCACACGTGTCGGAAGACACATCAATTCTCGGGAGTGAGTGCGATGGCAGTAAGAACAATTCTGGCCCCGGTGGCAGGTTCGAACATTGATCAGCGTGTACTGGATCTGGCGTTCCGGACGGCCAAAAGATTTGATGCACATCTTGAGGCATTGTTTGTTGCCGCCGAACCACAAGATGCGATCCCGATTGTCGGGGAAGGCATGTCGGGCCTGATCATCGAAGAAATGATGCGGGCAGCTGAAAACGAAACCCAGCGCCGTGAAACCCGCGGGCGTGCTGCCTATGATGCGGCGCGTGATGCCGCCGCCGTTGCCGAGGCCGCCGTTCCGATGGCCGATCTTCAGGCGACCTGTGCATGGCGGCGCGACAATGGCCGCGAAGACGAAACCGTTGCCCGACGTGGCCGTCTGTTTGATCTTGTGGTCATTGGCCGCGAACCGCGCGAAGCTGCCGCGTCGCTTACTTTTGATGCCGCCCTGATGGAAACCGGTCGTCCGTTGCTGGTTGCGCCGGAAAAAACACCCGAAACCGTTGGCGAAAAAGTCGTGATTGCCTGGAATGGCGGAGTGGAAGCCGCCCGTGCCGTGACATCGGCCATGCCACTTTTGCGTACGGCCAAGGAAGTCACCATCGTCAGTGTCGGCGAAGTCCCCCATGGGCGTGCCTGTGCCAAAGCATTGGCCGAACAGTTCCTTTGGCACGGAGTCGAGGCATGGGTGTCCGAATTGCCCGAACAGTCGCACGTTGCTAATGCCTTGATATCCGAGGCAGAAAAGGTCGGTGCCGATAGCATCGTACTTGGCGCTTACAGCCATTCGCGGTTCAAGGAAATGATCCTTGGCGGTGTTACACAGGATATGCTGGCAAAATGCACTTTGCCGCTTTGGATAATGCATTGACCCATAGGTCACGTAACATCCTGAAATCCGGATGATTATTTGTATGATCATTGGTATATGACAAAAAAGGCGCAGTCTTTTGCGCCTTTTTTGTTGCGTCTGCGAACAAAACCCGCCACCGTTACTGAAATCTTACAAAGACGACGGCCCGATCAACGAGGCCTTCGCCCGATAAAAGAACAGTGGAAGAAACGTCTGGCAGGGGAAAATCCCATGTTATCACTTCGCGATGTCATTGATTTCGCATCCATGTCCGAGGATCTGAGCCGGGAACTTACCCGTCAGAATGTCGGCTTGCCCGATCTTGGCGCTTTGGTTGCAAGCTATTCCGGTGTTGCTGCTGGCCCTGTTAGCAATTGCAATGAAGCACTATGTGCCGCCAACGATGTGGATGGCGAATAACTTACAAAGTCTCTGATGTCCCGATCAGAACAGGTTGATCTGGTCTTTTCGCTTTCGCGAATTCGTTTTTTCAGGGACATCTTCTTCGCACCAATCCAGAACATGATTGGGCACCGGGCCCAGCATGTGACGCACGGCGTCAAATCCGTTGACCGGATCAAGCCATCCGGCGATATGGTTTGGCCCGATTACGGCGGGCATGCGGTCATGGATATGTGAAATTGCCTGTGCGGGGGCGCAGGTGATGATGACCGCCTCGCGTCCGTTTTCAAGCCCGGCAAACAGCACTGGCTGATGATCTGGCAGGGTGATGCGGGTCTTGTGCTTTACCCTGCCGTCCTTGCGCCATTCAAACCAGCTTGTCGCTGGTATCAGGCAACGCCGATCCAGCAAGGGACGAAAGGTCGGTTTCTGATCAAGGGTTTCGGCTCGGGCATTGATCAGTGGCGCATTCAGCGTTGAAACGCTTAACCCCCAACGGCGCGAGGCAGCCTTTTGACCCGGCAGGATCACAATCACCGGATCGGTCGGGCGTCGAATGCCAGACAGGCTCTCAAATGCGGCTTGGTCTGCGTCCTCTAACGGTTTTTCGGTATCTCGTCGATGTGCATCCCGCCCGTCTAAATCGCGGTCGGCGGCAAAATCGGATGCTTCCTTGCGAATGATATCGCTAAGGTCGATGGCCAGTTGTGCCTGAAACGCGTTCATGTCGTTGATAAGCTGGTATTGGCTGCACATCGGATTATCTGTTCGTTCCATAATTGACAATGATCATAGCCGTTTGACTGGTTTTGATACAACCTTCGTCCTATATAGGAACGCGTGTTGCGATGCGTGCTTGCGACGGATCGCAATGCTATAAGAAGATGACGATACGATATAACGTGCCACTTCGGCGCGCGGGATTTGAAAGAGCCACCCAATGAATGCCACTGCCCCGAAAACCGTTGTCCTGACTGGCGCAAGCCGGGGGATCGGCCATGTTACGGTCGGTTATTTTGCCGCGCGCGGCTGGCGGGTGATTTGCTGTTCACGGGAAGCTCCGCCGCCCAGTTGCCCGCGTGATCCGGCACAGGGCATTCATATTGCTGCCGATCTTTCCAAACCCGAAGATGTCGAGCTTTTCATCAGGCAGGCCAACGAAGTTCTTGGCGATGATCCGCTGCATGCATTGGTCAATAATGCCGGGGTATCACCCAAGACGCCGTATAAAGAACGGCTCGGCTGCCTGAATGGCGATATCGAGGCATGGCGTGATGTCTTCGAACTGAACTTTTTTACCCCGTTGACTTTGTCGCGGGGCTTTGCCGCAGCCCTGCATCGCGGCAAGGGGGCGATTTGTAATATCACCTCAATCGCGGGCCATTATGTTCATCCGTTTGCCGGATCGGCTTATTCCACGTCCAAGGCCGCCCTTTCGGGGCTGACACGTGAAATGGCAGTGGAGTTTGCCGAACTGGGCGTGCGGGTCAATGCCGTGGCACCCGGCGAGATCAAAACCGCAATGATTTCCCCGGAATACGAGGCACTGGTGCCTCGTATTCCGATGAACCGAATGGGCACCCCCGAAGACGTCGCCGCCGCCGTTCATTATCTGGTGGGGGAGGACAGCAGCTATGTCACCGGTACGGAAATTTTCGTAACCGGTGGGCAGCATCTGTACTGATTTTGTAAATCTGCGGGGCTTTGATCGAAAAAACAGCCAGGAACTTA
The Thalassospira xiamenensis M-5 = DSM 17429 DNA segment above includes these coding regions:
- a CDS encoding SOS response-associated peptidase → MCSQYQLINDMNAFQAQLAIDLSDIIRKEASDFAADRDLDGRDAHRRDTEKPLEDADQAAFESLSGIRRPTDPVIVILPGQKAASRRWGLSVSTLNAPLINARAETLDQKPTFRPLLDRRCLIPATSWFEWRKDGRVKHKTRITLPDHQPVLFAGLENGREAVIITCAPAQAISHIHDRMPAVIGPNHIAGWLDPVNGFDAVRHMLGPVPNHVLDWCEEDVPEKTNSRKRKDQINLF
- a CDS encoding universal stress protein, coding for MAVRTILAPVAGSNIDQRVLDLAFRTAKRFDAHLEALFVAAEPQDAIPIVGEGMSGLIIEEMMRAAENETQRRETRGRAAYDAARDAAAVAEAAVPMADLQATCAWRRDNGREDETVARRGRLFDLVVIGREPREAAASLTFDAALMETGRPLLVAPEKTPETVGEKVVIAWNGGVEAARAVTSAMPLLRTAKEVTIVSVGEVPHGRACAKALAEQFLWHGVEAWVSELPEQSHVANALISEAEKVGADSIVLGAYSHSRFKEMILGGVTQDMLAKCTLPLWIMH
- a CDS encoding DnaJ C-terminal domain-containing protein, producing MQDPYKTLGVAKNATQDEIKKAYRKLARELHPDVNPGDTKIEERFKKVSAAYHLLGDAERRKKYDAGEIDADGRETGPFGRGGGARYSGQAGGDPFGFSGANAEDIFDEIFGKAGRGGGGFGGFGGRRQAEKVKGPNISYELSLDLAEAIIGTTKRINLASGKSLEVRIPAGSEDGQTLRLKGQGMTGMNGGEAGDALIKLHVHPDKVFRREGNDLHCDLAISLAEAILGGSIEVPTINGKVSMKLPANANSGTKLRLRGKGAAYDRGDKRGDQYVHLTVKLPEDRDDELIDFVREWSEKHPYKAR
- a CDS encoding RT0821/Lpp0805 family surface protein, with protein sequence MKFRHIVIPVMMTAFIAGCAQDQGQKQTAGTLLGAVGGAVAGAQFGKGSGQLVGVALGTLAGAFIGSEVGKSLDNADRAIMAQSTQRTLESAPTGQTSTWNNPDTGVRGTVTPTRTYQEPKTQEYCREYQQTVTIGGKQEEAYGTACRKPDGSWEVVN
- a CDS encoding SDR family NAD(P)-dependent oxidoreductase, with the translated sequence MNATAPKTVVLTGASRGIGHVTVGYFAARGWRVICCSREAPPPSCPRDPAQGIHIAADLSKPEDVELFIRQANEVLGDDPLHALVNNAGVSPKTPYKERLGCLNGDIEAWRDVFELNFFTPLTLSRGFAAALHRGKGAICNITSIAGHYVHPFAGSAYSTSKAALSGLTREMAVEFAELGVRVNAVAPGEIKTAMISPEYEALVPRIPMNRMGTPEDVAAAVHYLVGEDSSYVTGTEIFVTGGQHLY
- the slyA gene encoding transcriptional regulator SlyA, whose protein sequence is MTISKDSNASREQFGFWLGMLARQWRAEVDRRLSPFILTEARWIILFRLSTTDHDLTQKELARIAGVQGPTLVRTLDWLEEKGLIERREVPDDRRAKTVHLTEKAEPALRQIQAVIQGVRAQIFADVTDEELEHCLTVFKKIGRQFDAFAGSEQDKDIIMVGRGKT
- a CDS encoding DUF411 domain-containing protein, yielding MKPIALSTILAGIALIGLTAFVGTSRPTLELSYTNDCQDSIDWQNRLEAEGFDVRAAQVSNLSLSEQQAMMITPAPMRDCKIGRVAGYSVIGEVPSGDIVTLLRRKPADVIALALDGPTQETVAIHYDGSVERRRSE
- a CDS encoding mechanosensitive ion channel family protein, giving the protein MEQFWNPDQLVIWLEQAAAWVDNNILLVPILLQIGACLLSVIPALLLRRPLSRQLARLQNWRALLHYAGFRRLLAVLPDLAFPIILVLLIWFIDAVAIQAGLRHNILRLVASLLNAWIFIRLGTAVVNDPVWARSIAIIAWGLAALNIVGWLDPAIDLLDSLALHIGQFRISVFGILKAMLSLAILLWVASFASRIFEQRIQKVHRLTPSVQVLMSKLLKLVLLSIAVLFALSTIGVDLTALAVFGGAIGVGIGFGLQRIVANLISGVILLLDRSIKPGDVIAIGDTFGWIQSLGARYTAVRTRDGTEFLIPNEDLITNQVENWSHSDVKLRLKVPVGIAYRCDPHFAIKLCNEAAAKCARVLDNPGPNTLLRGFGDNSVDLEIRLWITDPQNGRGNIISEVLLNVWDSFKENEIEIPFPQRDLHLRSSDGTVKIEIPGNASENTAR
- a CDS encoding ArsR/SmtB family transcription factor; its protein translation is MPYKNLHENAREAAEFLKTLGNEWRLMVLCSLGTTEKSVSTLEGELGIKQSALSQHLARLRREGLVKTRRESQTIYYSLANPEIMKIIVVLQEVFCPSEEY
- a CDS encoding thermostable hemolysin; amino-acid sequence: MLHLNYNENGFPAAKLSFQKRGFLDHLQMRACAISVLTLLATERPEVETFIANIYADAYDAAIRVQYGSLMSVRDDAGRIVAALGFRSAGHGPLFLEQYLPAPIEVILGVPRHQIVEIGNLASSGGGASSFLFAALSAYLHHNGFKQAVVTGTDSIEKRLRKMGLKPVRHAHADPSCLTENEIDWGRYYDTCPHVLSGSVEHGYRRLQTLLGAEYTHMRPRLYPHLQHNGEK
- the pdxH gene encoding pyridoxamine 5'-phosphate oxidase — its product is MDEKNTPKMGHEDHAVPFDLFDVWFKEAKNKEKPYPDAMTLATADARGRPSARIVLLKDFDQRGFVFYTNYESRKGDQLAENSFAALCFHWKSLEKCVRIEGAVTKVDSVESDEYFASRPRGSQLGAWASTQSRPMSGRFDLEKRVAEFTAKFGLGKVPRPEHWGGFRLIPDRIEFWSEGKFRLHDRQLYTRDAEDKGWNLQKLFP